The Caulobacter sp. FWC2 region AGGTGACGGATCTGGGTGTCGGCGGCGCTCTTGCGCACGAAAACGAAGGCCGCCGCCGTCGCAACGCCCGTCACCGCGATCGACAGGATCGCCACCATGGTCAGGAGCCGACGCGCCAGTGGCGTCGTCACGGTCGTCACCGTTCCGGGGCTGCTGTTCAAAAGTGCTCCCTCAAGCCAGCCCGGGACAGACGGGCTAGCGTCATTAAAGAAAGAAGCCGCGTTTCGCGAAACACGGTCGCCCCCGCCCCCCGGAGCCGTTGTCGTAAAAACCCTACGCTGGAAAACCGAACTTGTTCACGAGGCCCAACCGACCCGCTTTTCCCCCGCGACGCAACAGTCTATAGGCTCCCGGACCGCGCCGCTTCCTGGCCCTGTGCGCCAGATCGCCACAGTCGCGCCACCGCCAGAGGAACATCCCCGCAATGGCCAAGATCAAAGTCGCCAATCCCGTCGTCGACATGGACGGCGATGAAATGACCCGCATCATCTGGAAGCTCATCAAGGACAAGTTGATCTTCCCGTACCTCGACCTCGAGCTCGACTACTACGACCTGTCGGTTGAGAACCGCGACGCCACCAACGACCAGGTGACGATCGACGCCGCCGAGGCGACCAAGAAGCACGGCGTCGCCGTCAAGTGCGCCACCATCACCCCCGATGAGCAGCGCGTCACCGAGTTCAATCTCAAGAAGATGTGGAAGTCGCCCAACGGCACGATCCGCAACATCCTGGGCGGCGTGATCTTCCGTGAGCCGATCATCTGCCAGAACGTGCCGCGCCTTGTGCCCGGCTGGACCCAGCCGATCATCGTCGGCCGCCACGCGTTCGGCGACCAATACAAGGCCACCGACTTCCTGTTCCCCGGCAAGGGCACCCTGACGATGAAGTTCGTCGGCGAGGACGGCGCGGTCATCGAGCACGAGATCTACAAAGCCCCGGGCGCCGGCGTGGCCATGGGCATGTACAACCTCGACGAGTCGATCCGCGACTTCGCGCACGCCTCGTTCGCCTACGGCCTGGGCCGCGGCTATCCGGTCTATCTCTCCACGAAGAACACCATCCTGAAAGCCTATGACGGCCGCTTCAAGGACATCTTCCAGGAGATTTACGACGCCGAATACGCCGACAAGTTCAAGGCCGCCGGCATCCACTACGAGCACCGCCTGATCGACGACATGGTCGCCTCGGCGCTGAAGTGGTCGGGCGGCTACGTCTGGGCCTGCAAGAACTACGACGGCGACGTGCAGTCGGACATCGTCGCCCAGGGCTTCGGCTCGCTGGGCCTGATGACCTCGGTGCTGATGACGCCGGACGGCAAGACGGTCGAAGCCGAAGCCGCCCACGGCACCGTCACCCGCCACTATCGCCAGCATCAGAAGGGCGAGAGCACCTCGACCAACTCGATCGCCTCGATCTTCGCCTGGACCCGTGGCCTGGCCCACCGCGCCAAGCTGGACGACAATCAGGCCCTGGCCGACTTCGCCCTGACCCTGGAAAAGGTCTGCGTCGACACCGTCGAAAGCGGCTTCATGACCAAGGATCTGGCGCTGCTGGTCGGCGACAAGCAAGGCTGGCTGACCACGGAAGGCTTCCTCGACAAGATCGACGAGAACCTGAAGAAGGCCATGGCCTAAGACGTTCGGGCTCCGGCCTGAAACAAGAGCGCCCCGGAGGTCATGCTCCGGGGCGTTTTTCGATTCCGCTACTCCGCTCTGCCGCGCTGCATCAGCGCCCCGGCGAAGTCGATGACGCACATCGAACCCCACTGTCGGTGCCCGCCACAGGCTACGCCGACGGCGGTGTAGCTGGCCGTGAAGATGTTGCGCCGATGCCCGCGCCCGACCACGCGGCTGTCGATGACCAGTTGCCGCACGACCGCTCGGGCGTCGTCGTAGCCGTAGGAGATGTTCTCGGCCGCGAGACCCGCATAGACGCCGACGTCGCGGAGGCGCTGCCCCAGGCTTCCGGCCGCGCCATGGCCGACGTCGCCGCGCGGCCCCTGGACCCGGACATGCTCCAACGCCGCCGCCCCCAGGCGTCGGTCGCCTTTCAACGGAGCCAGAGGCTGCTGGCGCTCCAGAAAAGCGATCGCCTCCTCCACCGCGTCAGGCTCCTCCTGCCGCAACGTCCACTCAGGCGCGCCTCGCAGCTCTTGGGCATACTCAGCCGGATGGGCGCGAACATAGTTCAGCTCCGCCAGCACATCCGAGTCGAGATCGGCGGCGTGGGCGGCGACGGGGAGCAGGAAGAACGCCGCGCCGAAGGCGACGGCGGCGCGGACGCTCAAAGGACGGCGCAACACGTGGCGTTACTCTCGATACTGAAGTCCTCGAAGATCGCTGATATCAGGGGCGCGCCGTCGCGGCGACCGGCGTGTTGTCGCGCCCTGCCCCAATGCTCCGCCCGTCCCACGCGAGCGCTATTGCGGGAAACGGCGATAGCTGGGATATCCGACGTTAACCTTTCGGAGGCGGCATGACCCTGCAGAAGCGGATCTGGGACCTGATCGTGCTGGCGATCTTCGTCTTCGCCGCCGCTTTCGCCACGGCGCCGTGGTTCGCCTTCCGCGCCCTGAAAGCCGCCGCCCAGTACGAGGACGTGCAGGCGATCGGCGAACTGGTCGACTTCCCCGCCGTGCGTCGCAGCTTGACCGGCCAGTTGGTCGCCGACGCCCCGGCCGCCCAGCCGGAGACCCCCTCGATCTGGCGCGATCCGCTCAGCGTGTTCAAGAAGGCCATCGAACCGCTCGCCCCGCCCGAGCCCAAGGTCGACCGCTACCTGACCGTGGCCGGCGTCTCGGCCCTGACCCGGGGCTACGCGCCGGGCAAGGCCCCGCCCGCCTCGGCCCAGGACAGTACGTTCGGCGGCCAGGTCAAGGCCGCGATCCAGGGTCCCTACCCCACCATCGCCTATTGGGACCCCAACCGCGTGCGCATCGCGGTCAAGCGTCCGGACGGCAGCGGCCGGGTCACGATCTTCACCTTCGAGCGCACGGCGCTGTTCACTTGGAAGCTGGTGCACATCCGCCTGCCGGGCGACGAGCGCCAGGGCTGATCCGGCCCCAAGAAACCTGATGGCTTTGACCGCCCTCGTTCTCGACGTCCTGTCCAGGGTCTGGCCGTTCTTCCTGCTGGTCGGCGCGGGTCTGGCCCTGGCCCGCCTGCGTCTGCTGGACGGGCGGATGACCCAGGGCCTGTCGGCCTATGTCTACTGGATCGGCTTTCCAGCCCTGTTGCTCCACTCGTTGTCGCGCCTGGGCCGACCTGGCCATGATCTCCTCCTGGGCCTAGTCGCCTATGCCGGCGTCGGCCTCCTGCTGATGGCCGCGACCGTGGCGGCGGGCCGCCTGCTGGGCTGGAGCAAGGATGAGCGCGCCGGGGCCGGCATGGCGTCCGGTGTCGGCAATAGCGCTTTTCTGGCCCTGCCGGTCACCGCCGCCGTCCTGGGGGCCGAGGCCGCGCGGCTGGTCGCCGGCGTGGTGGCTGTCGACTTCGCGGTGCTGGCGACCGCCGGCGTGGGCCTGCTGGGTTGGGCGGCGGGCCGATCGGTCTGGCGATCGACGGTGCAGGCGTTCCGCAACCCGGTCGTGGCCGCAGCCTTTGCTGGCGTCGCCCTGGCCCTGCTGGACATCGCCCTGCCGGAGCCGCTGGACCGCGCCGTCGGCATGGCCGCCGCCTCGGGCAGCCCGGTCGGCCTGGTGGCGCTGGGCGCGGCCCTGGGCCTGCGCGAGACCGAGGGCGAGGCCGCGCCCTCCGGCGCGCCGGTCGTCCTGGCCGCCCTGGTCAAGCTGGTCGCCTTCCCGTTGCTGGTCTGGCTGGCCGTCGGCCTGACCCCGGCTCCGCCGCTCTTCCGCGCCGGGGCGACCCTGCTGGCGGCGGCGCCCACGGCGGTCAATGTCTTCATCCAGACCCGCGCCTATGGCGTCTGGCCGCGCGGGGCGGCGCGGATCGTGGCCCTGACCACGGCGGCGTCGGCCGTGACCCTGGCGGTGGCCGCTTTGCTGCTGACAGCCCGAGTCCGCTAGGGGCTCTAACGGGCAGGCTGAACCTTCGGGGCGAGCAGGTTTGAAGCCGGACCGCCGCCGATCTTGGCCTGGTCTCCCGCCTTCCAACCCGCGGGACAAGCGCCGAGACGATGGTAGCGGCGAGCCTGCACGACCGTGCCGATGTCGGCCTGCAGGGGCTGCAACGCGAAGCGGACGGTGAAGTCGCTGGCGCGGTCGCCCTTGGTCGACACGTAGAGGCCATAACGCTGGCCGTTCGCCTCGCAGCGTCCCGTATAGTCGGTCGGGGTGTCGGTCGCGGGCTTGCCGTACGGTTCGCAGGGCTGGCCGGCGATGCGGGGCTCGGCGCGGGAGAAGGCGGCGAAGATTTCCGGGTTGGCGCAGACCTCGACCGCGCCGGTCTGGCCGCCGGAGTCCTCGACGATCTCCACCCGCCAGAACGACGGCGGCGGGATGGCGGTCGACGGGGCCTGGGTCTGGTCGCAGGCGGTGAGCCCCATCAGCAGCGCCAGTCCGATCCAGTTACGCATCTCGCAAGCCCCAAAGACTACACGCGTAAATCAACTCGCAACCGGGTGCGCCGTCAAGCTTCGGGCACGAAAAAGGGGACGCCTTCCAGCGTCCCCTTCGTCATTCGAATGTCTCGGCGATCAGCCGGCCAGGATCGCCTTGACGGCGGCCAGGCCTTCGTTGGCCTTGCTGTCGTCGGGCGCGCCGCCTTGGGCGAAATCGGCCTTGCCGCCGGCGCCCTGGCCGCCCATGGCGATCACGGCGGCCTTGGCGAGGTCGGCGGCGCTGTACTTGCCAGTCAGGTCGGCGGTCACGGCCACGGTGACGGCGGCCTTGCCGTCGGACGTGCCGACCAGAGCCACGACGCCGCCGTTTGTCAGCTGCTTCTTGAACTCCTCGGCGACGCCGCGCAGCTCCTTGCCGCCGACGCCATCCAACACGCGGGCGATCAGGGCCACGCCATTGACGTTCTCAGGACCCGAGGCCGCGCCGCCACCGCCCAGGGCCAGTTGCTTCTTGGCGTCGGCCAGTTCCTTCTCGAGACGCTTGCGTTCGGCGATCAGGGCGTCGACGCGCGCGCCGACCTCAAGGACCGGGGTCTTGAACTGGTCGGCCAGCGCCTTGGCCACACCGGCCTGGTCCAGCAGGAAGCGACGCGCCGCCTCGCCGGTCAGGGCCTCGATGCGGCGCACGCCGGCGGCGACGCCTTGCTCCGAGACGATCTTGAACAGGGCGATGTCGCCAGTGCGCGCCACGTGGGTGCCGCCGCACAGTTCGACCGAATAGGCCTTGGCCTCATCGGCCAGCGACTTGCCAAGCGTGAGGACGCGGACGCTGTCGCCGTACTTCTCGC contains the following coding sequences:
- a CDS encoding AEC family transporter; this translates as MALTALVLDVLSRVWPFFLLVGAGLALARLRLLDGRMTQGLSAYVYWIGFPALLLHSLSRLGRPGHDLLLGLVAYAGVGLLLMAATVAAGRLLGWSKDERAGAGMASGVGNSAFLALPVTAAVLGAEAARLVAGVVAVDFAVLATAGVGLLGWAAGRSVWRSTVQAFRNPVVAAAFAGVALALLDIALPEPLDRAVGMAAASGSPVGLVALGAALGLRETEGEAAPSGAPVVLAALVKLVAFPLLVWLAVGLTPAPPLFRAGATLLAAAPTAVNVFIQTRAYGVWPRGAARIVALTTAASAVTLAVAALLLTARVR
- a CDS encoding NADP-dependent isocitrate dehydrogenase, whose amino-acid sequence is MAKIKVANPVVDMDGDEMTRIIWKLIKDKLIFPYLDLELDYYDLSVENRDATNDQVTIDAAEATKKHGVAVKCATITPDEQRVTEFNLKKMWKSPNGTIRNILGGVIFREPIICQNVPRLVPGWTQPIIVGRHAFGDQYKATDFLFPGKGTLTMKFVGEDGAVIEHEIYKAPGAGVAMGMYNLDESIRDFAHASFAYGLGRGYPVYLSTKNTILKAYDGRFKDIFQEIYDAEYADKFKAAGIHYEHRLIDDMVASALKWSGGYVWACKNYDGDVQSDIVAQGFGSLGLMTSVLMTPDGKTVEAEAAHGTVTRHYRQHQKGESTSTNSIASIFAWTRGLAHRAKLDDNQALADFALTLEKVCVDTVESGFMTKDLALLVGDKQGWLTTEGFLDKIDENLKKAMA
- a CDS encoding CAP domain-containing protein, which encodes MLRRPLSVRAAVAFGAAFFLLPVAAHAADLDSDVLAELNYVRAHPAEYAQELRGAPEWTLRQEEPDAVEEAIAFLERQQPLAPLKGDRRLGAAALEHVRVQGPRGDVGHGAAGSLGQRLRDVGVYAGLAAENISYGYDDARAVVRQLVIDSRVVGRGHRRNIFTASYTAVGVACGGHRQWGSMCVIDFAGALMQRGRAE
- a CDS encoding DUF2939 domain-containing protein; the protein is MTLQKRIWDLIVLAIFVFAAAFATAPWFAFRALKAAAQYEDVQAIGELVDFPAVRRSLTGQLVADAPAAQPETPSIWRDPLSVFKKAIEPLAPPEPKVDRYLTVAGVSALTRGYAPGKAPPASAQDSTFGGQVKAAIQGPYPTIAYWDPNRVRIAVKRPDGSGRVTIFTFERTALFTWKLVHIRLPGDERQG